In the genome of Desulfobacterales bacterium, the window CCCTGCACCGGCAAAGTCGATGTGATCCACCTTCTCAGGGCCTTCCAGAAAGGCGCCGACGGCGTTTATGTGGTGGGCTGCCTGGAAGGGGCCTGTCATTACAATGAAGGCAACTTCCGCGCCCGGGAACGGGTGGAACATGTGCGTCTGCTGCTGGAAGAAATCGGCATCGAAGCGGACCGCGTGCGGATGTATAACCTGACGTCCGGTGAAGGGCCGACCTTTGCCGCCTATGCCAAGGAAATGACCGAGCATATCCGCAGCCTGGGGCCCAACCCGCTCAATAAAAAAAGCGGCAATTTGCAAT includes:
- a CDS encoding hydrogenase iron-sulfur subunit translates to MADFEPKIITFCCDYUGYSAADLAGSMRLKYPANINIIRVPCTGKVDVIHLLRAFQKGADGVYVVGCLEGACHYNEGNFRARERVEHVRLLLEEIGIEADRVRMYNLTSGEGPTFAAYAKEMTEHIRSLGPNPLNKKSGNLQ